The following coding sequences are from one Streptomyces sp. NBC_01485 window:
- a CDS encoding DUF4129 domain-containing protein has protein sequence MSPAGGVLTAVPLPGSLPVQALPGMSGITDAITDALPATLSRAADRAVATLLRAGGDGTVLSLARSGDAPPVTVPRDPAREAVRRELSKDLYHQNDPSLLQRALDTLWDWIGDLFATASTATPGGTLGLLVVVLAVAAVVGALWWRLGTPRRQPSSTAALFDDRPRSAAEHRATAEAHAAQGHWNQAVQERMRAIVRSLEERALLDARPGRTADEAAADAGRTLPAHTDRLRTAARDFDDVTYGGRRATGQSYRHIAELDLDLERTKPRLTANSTHTAAHTARQGAAE, from the coding sequence GTGAGCCCGGCGGGGGGAGTTCTCACAGCGGTACCGCTCCCGGGCAGCCTGCCCGTACAGGCGCTGCCCGGGATGTCCGGCATCACCGACGCGATCACCGACGCGCTCCCGGCGACCCTCTCCCGCGCCGCCGACAGAGCCGTAGCAACACTGCTGCGGGCGGGCGGCGACGGCACCGTGCTGTCACTGGCCCGCTCCGGCGACGCGCCGCCGGTGACCGTCCCCCGTGACCCCGCGCGGGAGGCGGTCCGCCGCGAGCTGTCCAAGGACCTGTACCACCAGAACGACCCCAGCCTGCTCCAGCGCGCCCTGGACACCTTGTGGGACTGGATCGGCGACCTGTTCGCCACCGCCTCGACCGCCACCCCCGGCGGCACGCTCGGCCTCCTGGTCGTCGTCCTCGCCGTCGCGGCCGTCGTGGGCGCCCTGTGGTGGCGCCTGGGCACCCCACGCCGCCAACCCTCCTCCACCGCCGCCCTGTTCGACGACCGCCCCCGCAGCGCCGCCGAACACCGGGCGACGGCCGAGGCGCACGCCGCCCAGGGCCACTGGAACCAGGCCGTCCAGGAACGCATGCGCGCCATCGTCCGCTCCCTGGAGGAACGCGCCCTCCTCGACGCCCGCCCCGGCCGCACCGCCGACGAAGCCGCCGCCGACGCCGGACGCACCCTGCCCGCCCACACCGACCGACTGCGCACCGCCGCCCGCGACTTCGACGACGTGACATACGGCGGCCGCCGCGCGACCGGGCAGTCGTACCGGCACATCGCCGAACTCGACCTCGACCTCGAACGCACCAAGCCCCGACTCACGGCGAACAGCACCCACACCGCGGCCCACACCGCCCGCCAGGGAGCCGCCGAATGA
- a CDS encoding DUF58 domain-containing protein has product MALTGRTALLAALASLPVGIWDPGWTGILAVNAPLAVACACDFALAAPVRRLGLTRSGDTTARLGDPADITLTLTNPSRRPLRAHLRDAWPPSSWQPGTETEASRHRLTIPPGERRRITTRLRPTRRGDHQTDRVTIRSYGPLGLFSRQGTHKIPWTVRVLPPFTSRKHLPSKLARLRELDGRTSVLTRGEGTEFDSLREYVPGDDTRSIDWRATARHSTVAVRTWRPERDRHILLVLDTGRTSAGRVDDAPRLDAAMDAALLLAALASRAGDRVDLLAYDRRVRALVQGRTARDVLPSLVNAMAPLEPELVETNARGLAAAVLRTAPRRSLIVLMTTLDAAPVEEGLLPVLPQLTQRHTVLVASVADPHIARMATSRGNADAVYEAAAAAQAQSERHRTAEQLRRHGVTVVDATPNELAPALADAYLALKAAGRL; this is encoded by the coding sequence ATGGCCCTCACCGGACGCACCGCACTCCTCGCGGCCCTCGCCTCCCTCCCCGTCGGCATCTGGGACCCCGGCTGGACGGGCATCCTCGCGGTCAACGCCCCCCTGGCCGTGGCCTGCGCCTGCGACTTCGCCCTGGCAGCCCCTGTACGCCGACTGGGCCTGACCCGCTCCGGCGACACCACGGCCCGCCTGGGCGACCCGGCGGACATCACCCTCACCCTCACCAACCCGTCCCGCCGCCCTCTGCGCGCCCACCTCCGCGACGCCTGGCCCCCCAGCAGCTGGCAACCGGGAACGGAGACAGAAGCCTCCCGCCACCGCCTCACGATCCCGCCCGGAGAACGCCGCCGCATCACCACCCGCCTACGCCCCACCCGCCGCGGCGACCACCAGACCGACCGCGTCACCATCCGCTCCTACGGCCCCCTCGGCCTCTTCTCCCGCCAAGGCACCCACAAGATCCCCTGGACGGTACGCGTCCTCCCCCCGTTCACGAGCCGCAAGCATCTCCCGTCGAAACTGGCTCGCCTGCGCGAACTCGACGGCCGCACCAGCGTCCTCACCCGCGGCGAGGGCACAGAGTTCGACAGCCTGCGCGAATACGTTCCCGGCGACGACACCCGCTCCATCGACTGGCGCGCCACAGCCCGCCACTCCACGGTCGCGGTCCGCACCTGGCGGCCCGAACGGGACCGGCACATCCTCCTGGTCCTCGACACGGGCCGCACCTCAGCAGGCCGCGTCGACGACGCTCCCCGCCTGGACGCCGCGATGGACGCGGCACTGCTCCTCGCCGCCCTGGCATCCCGCGCCGGCGACCGAGTCGACCTCCTCGCCTACGACCGCCGAGTACGCGCCCTGGTCCAGGGCCGAACGGCACGCGACGTCCTTCCGTCCCTGGTCAACGCCATGGCCCCCCTCGAACCCGAGCTGGTCGAGACGAACGCCCGCGGCCTCGCCGCCGCAGTGCTCCGCACGGCTCCCCGCCGCTCCCTCATCGTCCTGATGACCACGCTCGACGCCGCCCCGGTCGAGGAGGGCCTCCTCCCCGTCCTCCCTCAGCTCACCCAACGCCACACGGTCCTGGTGGCCTCGGTCGCCGACCCGCACATCGCCCGCATGGCCACCTCCCGCGGCAATGCCGACGCCGTGTACGAGGCCGCAGCCGCCGCCCAGGCCCAGTCCGAACGCCACCGCACGGCCGAACAGCTCCGCCGGCACGGCGTCACCGTCGTCGACGCAACACCGAACGAACTTGCCCCGGCACTGGCAGACGCCTATCTGGCACTAAAAGCAGCAGGACGCCTCTAA
- a CDS encoding glycerophosphoryl diester phosphodiesterase membrane domain-containing protein, protein MKDTPGWASPGSAPSDGQEPGASHPAEPSGPQPVDQPGANPPSPGAKWSKEQPPPAQWSAPTGPQNPGQTPPPPPPPGPGWSTHPPTGPGAGHPGGPAGPGGHGGYGGQPGQGGYGGYGAPGGWGTGWGGPPPAAKPGVIPLRPLGVGEILDGAVATMRTYWRTVLGISLTVAVVTQVFVVLLQGLILEGATDTTALGDRSATVDEQLDAMSDALRASGPVLLITLLGTITATALLTAVTSRAVLGKPVTLREAWRDARPQVPRLFGLIFLVMLITAGAAFACLLPGALVTAAGSTAVGGALTAFGVLGSIVVGLWVLIRFSLASPALMLEKQGIKKALGRSAKLTRGSWWRVFGIELLAVIIANIIAMIVVVPFVLVGAALSDGGVGGVVEAGGGDFGWTYLIVSGVGSVIGSMVTFPIVAGVFVLLYVDQRIRREALDLDLARAAGLQDYGSPAPGTTPGS, encoded by the coding sequence ATGAAAGACACTCCGGGCTGGGCCTCGCCCGGATCCGCCCCGTCCGACGGACAGGAGCCCGGCGCGTCCCACCCCGCCGAGCCCTCCGGCCCGCAGCCCGTGGACCAGCCGGGCGCGAACCCACCGAGCCCCGGCGCGAAGTGGTCCAAGGAACAGCCGCCACCCGCCCAGTGGTCCGCGCCCACAGGCCCCCAGAACCCCGGCCAGACCCCACCGCCGCCCCCACCGCCCGGCCCGGGCTGGAGCACCCACCCGCCCACCGGACCGGGTGCCGGCCACCCCGGCGGCCCCGCAGGCCCCGGCGGACACGGCGGCTACGGCGGACAGCCCGGACAAGGCGGCTACGGCGGTTACGGCGCTCCCGGCGGCTGGGGTACCGGCTGGGGCGGCCCCCCGCCCGCCGCGAAGCCCGGCGTGATCCCGCTGCGCCCGCTCGGCGTGGGCGAGATCCTCGACGGCGCCGTCGCCACCATGCGCACGTACTGGCGCACGGTCCTGGGCATCTCGCTGACCGTCGCGGTCGTCACCCAGGTCTTCGTCGTCCTGCTGCAGGGCCTGATCCTCGAAGGCGCCACGGACACGACCGCGCTCGGCGACCGCAGCGCCACCGTCGACGAGCAGCTCGACGCCATGAGCGACGCCCTGCGCGCCTCCGGCCCGGTCCTCCTCATCACGCTCCTCGGCACCATCACGGCGACCGCCCTGCTCACGGCCGTCACCAGCCGCGCGGTGCTCGGCAAACCCGTCACGCTCAGGGAGGCCTGGCGCGACGCCCGCCCCCAGGTGCCCAGGCTGTTCGGTCTGATCTTCCTGGTGATGCTCATCACCGCGGGCGCCGCCTTCGCGTGCCTGCTGCCGGGCGCCCTCGTGACCGCCGCCGGAAGCACCGCCGTGGGCGGCGCGCTCACGGCCTTCGGCGTCCTCGGCTCGATCGTCGTCGGGCTGTGGGTGCTGATCCGCTTCTCCCTCGCCTCGCCCGCGCTGATGCTGGAGAAGCAGGGCATCAAGAAGGCCCTCGGCCGTTCCGCGAAGCTCACCCGCGGCTCCTGGTGGCGCGTCTTCGGCATCGAACTGCTCGCCGTGATCATCGCGAACATCATCGCGATGATCGTCGTCGTCCCCTTCGTCCTCGTCGGCGCCGCCCTCAGCGACGGCGGTGTCGGCGGCGTGGTCGAGGCGGGCGGCGGCGACTTCGGCTGGACCTACCTGATCGTCAGCGGCGTCGGCTCGGTCATCGGCTCCATGGTCACCTTCCCGATCGTGGCGGGCGTCTTCGTGCTGCTCTACGTCGACCAGCGCATCCGCCGCGAGGCCCTCGACCTCGACCTGGCCCGCGCCGCAGGCCTCCAGGACTACGGCTCCCCCGCTCCCGGCACGACCCCGGGGAGCTGA
- a CDS encoding RDD family protein, producing the protein MSELVTGEAVALELRPARLPSRALATLLDLVVAFVAYIVVSVVLVAATASLDEAAQVALSIAAFLLVLVGGPIAVETLSHGRSLGKMACGLRVVRDDGGPIRFRHALVRGALGAVEILLTIGVVACIASLVSARGRRLGDVFAGTLVVRERVPEARSGFVPPPPPWLAGQFQGLDLSAVPDGLWLAVRQYLGRMNQLDPQVGWAMAERLAGDLAARTGVPVPQGVWSAAYLAAVVQERQVREARRAFGSGPVARRPVGDGGGGAVGGAVGADGPPASYGVRPVVPVEEWSGDRGEGPGTGFVPPA; encoded by the coding sequence GTGAGTGAGCTGGTGACGGGTGAGGCGGTGGCGCTGGAGCTGCGGCCTGCCAGGCTGCCCAGCCGGGCGTTGGCCACGTTGCTGGACCTGGTCGTGGCCTTCGTGGCGTACATCGTCGTGAGCGTCGTTCTGGTGGCGGCGACGGCTTCCTTGGACGAGGCGGCGCAGGTCGCGCTGTCGATCGCCGCGTTCCTGCTGGTGCTGGTGGGTGGGCCGATCGCGGTGGAGACGCTCAGTCATGGCCGGTCGCTCGGGAAGATGGCGTGCGGGTTGCGGGTGGTGCGGGACGACGGTGGGCCGATCCGGTTCCGGCACGCGCTGGTGCGGGGCGCGCTCGGTGCGGTCGAGATTCTGCTGACGATCGGGGTGGTGGCCTGTATCGCGTCGCTCGTGTCGGCTCGGGGGCGACGGCTCGGTGATGTCTTCGCGGGGACGCTGGTGGTGCGGGAGCGGGTGCCTGAGGCGCGTTCCGGTTTCGTGCCGCCGCCTCCGCCCTGGCTCGCCGGTCAGTTCCAGGGACTGGATCTTTCGGCGGTGCCGGACGGGCTGTGGCTGGCGGTCCGCCAGTACCTGGGGCGGATGAACCAGCTGGATCCGCAGGTCGGCTGGGCGATGGCGGAGCGGCTGGCCGGTGATCTCGCGGCGCGTACGGGGGTTCCGGTGCCCCAGGGGGTGTGGTCGGCCGCGTATCTGGCGGCGGTGGTGCAGGAGCGGCAGGTCCGGGAGGCGCGGCGGGCCTTCGGGAGCGGTCCGGTTGCGAGGCGGCCTGTGGGGGACGGTGGCGGCGGGGCTGTGGGCGGTGCGGTGGGGGCCGACGGTCCGCCGGCGTCGTACGGGGTTCGGCCTGTGGTGCCTGTGGAGGAGTGGTCCGGTGATCGGGGGGAGGGGCCGGGTACCGGGTTCGTGCCGCCGGCGTAG
- a CDS encoding AAA family ATPase — MDPTTDNAGSIGDPGRARASLEALRAEIAKAVVGQDPAVTGLVVALLCRGHVLLEGVPGVAKTLLVRALASALELDTKRIQFTPDLMPSDITGSLVYDARTAEFSFQPGPVFTNLLLADEINRTPPKTQSSLLEAMEERQVTVDGTPRLLPDPFLVAATQNPVEYEGTYPLPEAQLDRFLLKLTIPLPSRQEEIDVLTRHAEGFDPRDLHAAGVRPVAGPADLEAARTAVAKTTISPEITAYVVDICRATRESPSLTLGVSPRGATALLATARAWAWLTGRDYVIPDDVKALALPTLRHRVQLRPEAEMEGVTADSVITAILTHVPVPR; from the coding sequence ATGGACCCGACCACTGACAACGCCGGGAGCATCGGGGATCCGGGCCGGGCCCGAGCCTCCCTGGAAGCCCTGCGCGCCGAGATCGCCAAGGCCGTGGTCGGCCAGGACCCCGCTGTGACCGGCCTCGTCGTCGCCCTCCTCTGCCGCGGACACGTTCTCCTGGAAGGAGTCCCCGGAGTGGCCAAAACGTTGCTCGTCCGCGCCCTCGCCTCCGCACTCGAACTCGACACCAAGCGCATCCAGTTCACCCCCGACCTCATGCCGAGCGACATCACCGGCTCCCTCGTCTACGACGCCCGCACCGCCGAGTTCTCCTTCCAGCCCGGCCCGGTCTTCACCAACCTCCTCCTCGCCGACGAGATCAACCGCACCCCGCCGAAGACCCAGTCGTCCCTCCTCGAAGCCATGGAGGAACGCCAGGTCACCGTCGACGGCACCCCCCGCCTCCTCCCCGACCCGTTCCTCGTCGCGGCGACCCAGAACCCCGTCGAGTACGAGGGCACCTACCCCCTCCCCGAAGCCCAACTGGACCGTTTCCTCCTCAAACTGACGATCCCTCTCCCCTCCCGCCAGGAGGAGATCGACGTCCTCACCCGCCACGCCGAGGGCTTCGACCCACGCGACCTGCACGCCGCCGGCGTGCGCCCCGTCGCAGGCCCGGCCGACCTCGAAGCCGCCCGCACAGCCGTCGCCAAAACAACCATCTCCCCCGAGATCACGGCCTACGTCGTCGACATCTGCCGCGCCACCCGCGAGTCCCCGTCCCTCACCCTGGGCGTCTCACCGCGAGGCGCGACCGCCCTCCTGGCCACAGCACGCGCGTGGGCATGGCTCACCGGCCGCGACTACGTCATCCCCGACGACGTCAAAGCCCTCGCCCTCCCCACCCTCCGCCACCGCGTACAGCTCCGCCCGGAGGCCGAGATGGAAGGCGTCACCGCCGACTCCGTCATCACCGCGATCCTCACCCACGTCCCCGTCCCCCGCTGA
- a CDS encoding DUF4350 domain-containing protein yields the protein MTTEATLPATSTSASSTSASPTALRLWTRARGLTLALVLLLAGAVTLAALQSDARHGALDPRSADPYGSRAVAELLADRGVSTRVVATLAEARTAAGPDTTLLVAAPDLLTERQQKELHAAIAGSGGRTVLVAPGSPSVGTLAPGVTADPANGRGSTLSPDCALPAARSAGTAQTGGIRYTTHQLDADECYPSERLATLLRVPDTTGDGDTVVLGAPDILFNNRLDKQGNASLALQLLGSRTHLVWYLPSLSDTTAANPDDEKDFLDLLPSGWLWGTLQLFVAAALAALWRARRLGPLVPEKLPVAIRASETVEGRARLYRKAGARDRAAAALRSTTRTRLAPLLGVPVTQAHAPEALLPALSAHLHGDGHALHSLLFGPPPGDDAALIALADQLDALEREVRRP from the coding sequence ATGACGACCGAGGCCACGCTCCCCGCCACCTCCACCTCGGCCTCCTCCACCTCTGCCTCCCCCACCGCCCTGCGGCTGTGGACCCGCGCGCGAGGACTCACCCTCGCGCTCGTGCTGCTCCTGGCCGGGGCCGTCACGCTCGCCGCGCTCCAGTCCGACGCCCGTCACGGCGCCCTCGACCCACGCTCCGCCGACCCCTACGGCAGCCGCGCCGTCGCCGAACTCCTCGCCGACCGCGGTGTGTCCACCCGCGTGGTCGCCACCCTGGCCGAAGCCCGCACCGCGGCGGGCCCCGACACCACCCTCCTGGTCGCCGCCCCCGACCTCCTGACGGAGCGTCAACAAAAGGAGCTGCACGCGGCGATCGCCGGCTCCGGCGGCCGCACCGTCCTCGTCGCCCCCGGCAGCCCGTCCGTGGGCACCCTCGCCCCCGGCGTGACCGCCGACCCGGCCAACGGCCGCGGCTCCACGCTCTCCCCCGACTGCGCCCTGCCCGCCGCCCGCAGCGCCGGCACCGCGCAGACCGGCGGCATCCGCTACACCACCCACCAGCTCGACGCCGACGAGTGCTACCCCAGCGAGCGCCTGGCCACCCTGCTGCGCGTCCCGGACACCACCGGAGACGGCGACACCGTCGTCCTCGGCGCGCCCGACATCCTCTTCAACAACCGTCTCGACAAGCAGGGCAACGCCTCGCTCGCCCTCCAACTCCTCGGCTCCCGCACCCATCTGGTCTGGTACCTCCCCTCGCTCTCCGACACCACCGCCGCCAACCCGGACGACGAAAAGGACTTCCTCGATCTGCTCCCCTCCGGCTGGCTCTGGGGCACACTGCAGCTCTTCGTCGCGGCAGCCCTCGCCGCCCTCTGGCGGGCCCGTCGCCTCGGCCCCCTCGTGCCCGAAAAACTCCCCGTGGCGATCCGCGCCTCCGAAACCGTCGAAGGCCGCGCCCGCCTCTACCGCAAGGCCGGCGCCCGCGACCGCGCCGCCGCCGCTCTTCGCTCCACCACCCGCACCCGCCTCGCCCCTCTCCTAGGCGTCCCCGTCACCCAGGCGCACGCGCCCGAAGCCCTGCTCCCCGCCCTGTCCGCCCACCTCCACGGCGACGGACACGCCCTGCACTCCCTCCTCTTCGGCCCGCCGCCCGGCGACGACGCGGCCCTGATCGCCCTCGCCGACCAACTCGACGCCCTCGAAAGAGAGGTACGCCGTCCATGA
- the ahcY gene encoding adenosylhomocysteinase, with translation MTTVDNRQDFKVADLSLAAFGRKEITLAEHEMPGLMAIRKEYAEAQPLAGARVTGSLHMTVQTAVLIETLVALGAEVRWASCNIFSTQDHAAAAIAVGPNGTPDNPQGVPVFAWKGETLEEYWWCTEQALTWPNTPTGGPNMILDDGGDATLLVHNGVKYEKDGKVPSVDTAENDEHRVVLELLNRTITDGSQKWTQLSSEIRGVTEETTTGVHRLYEMQRDGALLFPAINVNDAVTKSKFDNKYGCRHSLIDGINRATDVLIGGKTAVVCGYGDVGKGCAESLRGQGARVIVTEIDPICALQAAMDGYQVTTLDEVVDKADIFVTTTGNKDIIMAADMAKMKHQAIVGNIGHFDNEIDMAGLAKIPGIVKDEVKPQVHTWKFPDGKVIILLSEGRLLNLGNATGHPSFVMSNSFADQTLAQIELFTKPDEYPIGVYTLPKHLDEKVARLHLDALGVKLTTLRPEQATYIGVEVDGPYKSDHYRY, from the coding sequence ATGACGACTGTCGACAACCGACAGGACTTCAAGGTCGCCGACCTCTCCCTGGCCGCCTTCGGCCGCAAGGAGATCACCCTCGCCGAGCACGAGATGCCGGGCCTCATGGCGATCCGCAAGGAGTACGCCGAAGCCCAGCCCCTCGCCGGCGCCCGCGTCACCGGCTCCCTGCACATGACCGTGCAGACCGCCGTCCTCATCGAGACCCTGGTCGCCCTCGGCGCCGAGGTCCGCTGGGCCTCCTGCAACATCTTCTCCACCCAGGACCACGCGGCCGCCGCCATCGCCGTCGGCCCGAACGGCACGCCCGACAACCCCCAGGGCGTCCCGGTCTTCGCCTGGAAGGGCGAGACCCTGGAGGAGTACTGGTGGTGCACGGAGCAGGCCCTGACCTGGCCGAACACCCCCACCGGCGGCCCCAACATGATCCTCGACGACGGCGGTGACGCCACCCTCCTCGTCCACAACGGCGTCAAGTACGAGAAGGACGGCAAGGTCCCCTCCGTCGACACCGCCGAGAACGACGAACACCGCGTCGTCCTCGAACTCCTCAACCGCACCATCACCGACGGCTCCCAGAAGTGGACCCAGCTCTCCTCGGAGATCCGCGGCGTCACCGAGGAGACCACCACCGGCGTCCACCGCCTCTACGAGATGCAGCGCGACGGCGCCCTCCTGTTCCCGGCGATCAACGTCAACGACGCCGTCACCAAGTCGAAGTTCGACAACAAGTACGGCTGCCGCCACTCCCTCATCGACGGCATCAACCGCGCCACCGATGTCCTCATCGGCGGCAAGACCGCGGTCGTCTGCGGCTACGGCGACGTCGGCAAGGGCTGCGCCGAGTCCCTCCGCGGCCAGGGCGCCCGCGTCATCGTCACCGAGATCGACCCCATCTGCGCCCTCCAGGCGGCGATGGACGGCTACCAGGTCACGACGCTGGACGAGGTCGTCGACAAGGCCGACATCTTCGTCACCACGACCGGCAACAAGGACATCATCATGGCCGCGGACATGGCCAAGATGAAGCACCAGGCCATCGTCGGCAACATCGGCCACTTCGACAACGAGATCGACATGGCCGGCCTGGCGAAGATCCCGGGCATCGTCAAGGACGAGGTCAAGCCCCAGGTCCACACCTGGAAGTTCCCCGACGGCAAGGTCATCATCCTCCTGTCCGAGGGCCGCCTGCTGAACCTGGGCAACGCCACCGGCCACCCGTCGTTCGTGATGTCCAACTCCTTCGCGGACCAGACCCTGGCCCAGATCGAGCTGTTCACCAAGCCCGACGAGTACCCGATCGGCGTCTACACGCTGCCCAAGCACCTTGACGAGAAGGTCGCCCGCCTTCACCTCGACGCCCTCGGCGTCAAGCTGACGACCCTCCGCCCCGAGCAGGCCACGTACATCGGCGTCGAGGTCGACGGCCCCTACAAGTCGGACCACTACCGCTACTGA
- a CDS encoding stage II sporulation protein M, with protein sequence MDLDVFVSAHRAEWDRLDALLRRRRSLTGAETDELVTLYQRTATHLSLIQSSAPDPQLTGRLTQLVARARSAVTGTRRASWRDVTRFLTQGFPAAVYRSRHWWIPTALLSIAVAALLGWWIGTHPEVQSSIAAPDELRELTRPGGLYETYYSSHQAAAFAAQVWTNNAQAAAMCLVLGVFLGLPVLWVLFQNMLNLGIGAGLMSSAGRLDTFLGLVLPHGLLELTAVFVAAGTGLRLGWTVIDPGPRTRRTALAEEGRAAVGMAIGLALVLFVSGAIEGFVTPSGLPTWARITIGIAAELAFLAYVYVLGGRAARAGATGDVEVAERSATVPTAA encoded by the coding sequence ATGGACCTCGACGTCTTCGTCTCCGCCCACCGGGCCGAATGGGACCGCCTCGACGCCCTCCTGCGCCGCCGGCGCAGCCTCACCGGCGCCGAGACCGACGAACTCGTCACCCTCTACCAGCGCACCGCCACCCACCTCTCCCTGATCCAGTCCAGCGCCCCCGACCCCCAGCTCACCGGCCGGCTGACCCAACTCGTGGCACGCGCGCGTAGCGCGGTCACAGGCACCCGACGCGCCTCCTGGCGCGACGTGACCCGCTTCCTCACACAGGGCTTCCCCGCCGCGGTCTACAGGTCGCGCCACTGGTGGATACCGACCGCGCTCCTCTCCATCGCCGTAGCGGCTCTCCTGGGCTGGTGGATCGGCACCCACCCGGAAGTGCAGTCCTCCATAGCCGCCCCCGACGAACTCCGCGAGCTCACCCGCCCCGGCGGCCTGTACGAGACGTACTACTCGAGCCATCAGGCAGCGGCGTTCGCCGCCCAGGTCTGGACGAACAACGCGCAGGCCGCCGCGATGTGCCTGGTCCTGGGTGTCTTCCTAGGCCTACCGGTCCTCTGGGTCCTCTTCCAGAACATGCTCAACCTCGGCATCGGAGCCGGCCTGATGTCCTCGGCCGGCCGACTCGACACCTTCCTCGGCCTCGTCCTCCCACACGGCCTGCTCGAACTGACAGCGGTCTTCGTCGCAGCCGGCACGGGACTCCGCCTGGGCTGGACGGTCATCGACCCGGGCCCCCGTACCAGGCGAACCGCCCTCGCCGAAGAAGGCCGAGCCGCGGTCGGTATGGCCATCGGCCTGGCCCTGGTCCTCTTCGTCTCGGGCGCCATCGAAGGCTTCGTCACCCCGTCAGGCCTGCCCACCTGGGCCCGCATCACCATCGGCATCGCAGCCGAACTGGCCTTCCTCGCATACGTCTACGTCCTCGGCGGCCGGGCTGCCCGCGCCGGAGCCACGGGTGACGTCGAGGTGGCCGAGCGCAGCGCCACGGTGCCGACAGCCGCCTGA
- a CDS encoding cation diffusion facilitator family transporter yields MSASGGTKAIVAALGANLAIAASKFVAFAFSGSSSMLAEGVHSLADSGNQALLLIGGKKAQREATPQHPFGYGRERYIYAFLVSIVLFSVGGMFAVYEGYEKIKHPHEIEHWYWPVGVLVFAIIAEGFSFRTAIRESNELRGSLSWSQFVRRAKAPELPVVLLEDFGALIGLVLALGGVGLALITGDGIWDGIGTLCIGILLILIALVLAAETKSLLLGEAAGLEDVKKIEAAIVDGDTVTGLIHMRTLHLGPEELLVAAKIAVQHDDTATQVATAINAAETRIRTAVPIARVIYLEPDIYSETEAAKGPDPEATPGGPTQSPTEH; encoded by the coding sequence ATGAGCGCGTCAGGCGGCACCAAAGCGATCGTGGCGGCACTCGGGGCCAACCTCGCGATCGCGGCATCGAAGTTCGTGGCGTTCGCCTTCAGCGGCTCGTCGTCGATGCTCGCCGAAGGCGTGCACTCGCTCGCCGACTCCGGCAACCAGGCCCTGCTCCTCATCGGCGGCAAGAAGGCCCAACGCGAAGCGACCCCGCAACACCCCTTCGGCTACGGCCGCGAACGCTACATCTACGCCTTCCTCGTCTCCATCGTCCTCTTCTCCGTCGGCGGCATGTTCGCCGTCTACGAGGGCTACGAGAAGATCAAGCACCCGCACGAGATCGAGCACTGGTACTGGCCGGTCGGCGTCCTCGTCTTCGCGATCATCGCCGAGGGCTTCTCCTTCCGCACCGCCATCAGAGAGTCCAACGAGCTGCGCGGCTCGCTCTCCTGGTCGCAGTTCGTCCGCCGCGCCAAGGCACCCGAACTGCCCGTCGTCCTCCTCGAGGACTTCGGCGCGCTGATCGGTCTCGTCCTCGCCCTCGGCGGCGTCGGCCTCGCCCTCATCACCGGCGACGGCATCTGGGACGGCATCGGCACGCTCTGTATCGGCATCCTCCTCATCCTCATCGCCCTCGTCCTGGCCGCCGAGACCAAGTCCCTGCTCCTCGGCGAGGCCGCCGGCCTGGAAGACGTCAAGAAGATCGAGGCCGCCATCGTCGACGGCGACACCGTCACCGGCCTCATCCACATGCGCACCCTCCACCTCGGCCCCGAAGAACTCCTGGTCGCCGCCAAGATCGCCGTCCAGCACGACGACACGGCCACCCAGGTCGCCACCGCCATCAACGCCGCCGAGACCCGCATCCGCACCGCCGTCCCCATCGCCCGAGTCATCTACCTCGAACCCGACATCTACAGCGAGACCGAGGCCGCCAAGGGCCCCGACCCCGAGGCCACCCCGGGCGGCCCCACCCAGTCCCCGACCGAACACTGA